In a genomic window of Streptomyces sp. SJL17-4:
- a CDS encoding PQQ-binding-like beta-propeller repeat protein, with the protein MTMRRDDVPVGRFSRRRALRLAGGGGALAMLTAGAAGCRNDDAGTGGADRSGSTGEAGSSGPGEPAGGDSPVEGGGKDVPEPLWTRTTSAQTYGDNDELVVASGVVIASGKPLAALDAASGRERWSLEGGAVPGASMLLGNGTLYLASARYDGTVSGYDPASGKETWRSHLGKGYRQPRPIAVDNQQVYVIAEILEADGSSKTNVIAALNSDTGKLAWQERRDFGTEGNGIHAHAGGRYLVYTDFKKNLTVRDTATGNQVWTHKTTKTNYGFFAVYESLVIVPQGPKLQAFSLADGSVKWSVQTAESYVAFKEPAVLDDVLYIADSGRSLRALDPRTGKEVWKSEALAEANLMVPRQYVKAGDVLYAATDLDEQGGVIAIDAKTGAVRWTFNDGSGDYHAWLVATDGKRVFALHGKKLHALPI; encoded by the coding sequence ATGACCATGCGACGCGACGATGTGCCGGTTGGCAGATTCTCCCGGCGGCGCGCATTGCGGCTGGCCGGCGGCGGGGGCGCGCTGGCCATGTTGACAGCGGGCGCGGCCGGCTGCCGCAATGACGACGCCGGCACCGGCGGCGCCGACCGTTCGGGCAGCACCGGTGAGGCCGGCAGTTCCGGTCCCGGCGAGCCGGCCGGCGGCGACTCGCCGGTCGAAGGAGGCGGCAAGGACGTGCCCGAGCCGCTGTGGACGAGAACGACATCTGCCCAGACCTACGGTGACAACGACGAACTGGTGGTCGCGAGCGGTGTGGTGATCGCCAGCGGTAAACCGCTGGCGGCCCTGGACGCCGCGTCAGGCAGGGAGCGGTGGTCCCTGGAGGGTGGCGCGGTCCCCGGAGCATCGATGCTGCTCGGCAACGGCACGCTGTACCTGGCCAGCGCCCGGTACGACGGCACCGTCTCCGGCTATGACCCGGCCTCGGGTAAGGAGACGTGGCGCAGCCACCTGGGCAAAGGCTACCGGCAGCCGAGGCCGATCGCGGTGGACAACCAGCAGGTGTATGTCATCGCCGAGATCCTGGAGGCCGACGGCTCGTCCAAGACCAACGTGATCGCGGCCCTGAACAGTGATACGGGCAAGCTGGCGTGGCAGGAACGGCGCGATTTCGGCACCGAGGGGAACGGCATCCACGCCCACGCCGGGGGCCGCTACCTCGTTTACACCGACTTCAAGAAGAACCTCACGGTCCGTGACACGGCCACCGGGAATCAGGTGTGGACGCACAAGACCACCAAGACCAACTACGGCTTCTTCGCCGTGTACGAGAGCCTGGTGATCGTTCCGCAGGGGCCGAAGCTCCAGGCCTTCAGTCTGGCGGACGGATCGGTGAAGTGGTCGGTGCAGACGGCCGAGAGCTACGTCGCTTTCAAGGAACCGGCCGTCTTGGACGACGTGCTCTACATTGCCGACAGTGGCCGCTCCCTGCGGGCTCTCGATCCCCGTACCGGTAAGGAGGTATGGAAGTCGGAAGCGCTCGCCGAGGCGAATCTCATGGTGCCACGGCAGTATGTGAAGGCGGGCGATGTCCTGTACGCGGCCACGGACCTGGACGAGCAGGGCGGTGTGATCGCCATCGACGCGAAGACCGGTGCCGTGCGCTGGACGTTCAACGATGGATCCGGTGACTACCACGCCTGGTTGGTGGCAACGGACGGGAAGCGGGTGTTCGCCCTGCACGGCAAGAAGCTTCACGCGTTGCCCATCTGA
- a CDS encoding DUF6153 family protein — protein MRTHRAERRRRAEGALARLLLVVVLALGVFLMHAVGHPEGSGGGTGTGSVSAHHSVAPPGDDGSDTGHEPGSGMDMTTLCVAVLAGWLFAGLVRAALGRRPDWLAPLLARLTPALGPHAPPPRAPDLAQLSVLRI, from the coding sequence GTGCGTACACACCGAGCGGAACGCCGCAGACGAGCAGAAGGTGCCCTGGCGCGCCTTCTGCTCGTCGTCGTGCTCGCGCTCGGGGTGTTCCTGATGCACGCCGTCGGCCACCCCGAGGGTTCCGGCGGGGGTACGGGGACCGGCTCGGTCTCCGCCCACCACTCCGTCGCTCCCCCCGGTGACGACGGCTCCGACACCGGGCACGAGCCGGGTTCGGGGATGGACATGACCACCCTGTGCGTGGCCGTCCTCGCCGGCTGGCTGTTCGCGGGGCTCGTCAGAGCCGCGCTCGGCCGCCGTCCCGACTGGCTCGCCCCGCTGCTCGCGCGCCTGACGCCCGCGCTGGGGCCGCACGCGCCACCGCCCCGAGCTCCCGACCTCGCCCAGCTGTCCGTCCTGCGGATCTAG
- a CDS encoding DNA-binding protein, whose translation MAQDIGDERTAHGHTARALDTSHVTGDTDLTAYVLGRKAQLAVDTGHPADALGLASAARRTARPGSRLEVIAVLHEAHAHAILGDGDEANRRYDTAFRLLGRADADGVWGSWLDAAYVSTARARSLAALGAYEEAAVGFDRAIAALPATYRRDRGVYLARAARAHAEYGDIGLAARIGIQATGIAAETGSARIIGQLDRLDRTLAFAPREEGVAEFRAALDRIVLHPA comes from the coding sequence TTGGCCCAGGACATCGGCGACGAGCGGACCGCCCACGGGCACACCGCGAGGGCCCTCGACACCTCCCACGTCACCGGCGACACCGACCTCACCGCGTACGTCCTCGGGCGCAAGGCGCAGCTCGCCGTCGACACCGGCCACCCCGCCGATGCCCTGGGTCTCGCCTCGGCCGCCCGGCGTACCGCACGGCCCGGCAGCCGTCTGGAAGTCATCGCAGTCCTGCACGAGGCGCACGCGCACGCGATACTCGGGGACGGTGACGAAGCAAACCGCCGGTACGACACCGCGTTCCGTCTCCTCGGACGCGCCGATGCCGACGGCGTCTGGGGGTCCTGGCTCGACGCCGCGTACGTCAGCACCGCACGTGCTCGATCCCTCGCCGCGCTCGGAGCGTACGAGGAAGCCGCCGTCGGCTTCGACAGAGCCATCGCCGCCCTTCCCGCTACGTACCGACGCGACCGCGGCGTCTACCTCGCGCGCGCCGCCCGCGCCCACGCCGAGTACGGAGACATAGGGCTCGCCGCCCGAATCGGCATCCAGGCCACCGGTATCGCTGCCGAGACCGGCTCCGCCCGCATCATCGGACAGCTCGACCGACTCGACCGAACGCTCGCCTTCGCGCCCCGTGAAGAGGGCGTCGCCGAGTTCCGTGCCGCACTCGACCGCATCGTCCTCCACCCCGCCTGA
- a CDS encoding pirin family protein, which produces MSNLDRQAALTVCGGRGFVVAEPVRELLSPRHVQLGESTEVRRLLPNLGRRMVGAWAFVDHYGPDDIADEPGMQVPPHPHMGLQTVSWLHDGEVLHRDSTGSLQAIRPRELGLMTSGRAISHSEESPRPHARFLHGAQLWVALPDAHRHVEPHFQHHADLPRVTAPGLTATVILGELDGAASPGTTYTPIVGADLALTSGTETRLPLDPDFEYAVLAMSGEVHVDGVPVLPGSMLYLGCGRTELPLRAVSDAGLMLLGGEPFEEEIVMWWNFVGRSGDEIVQAREDWEKGSRFGEVHGYDGERLTAPELPATPLKPRGRVR; this is translated from the coding sequence ATGAGCAATCTTGATCGTCAGGCCGCGCTGACCGTGTGCGGCGGCCGCGGATTCGTCGTCGCCGAGCCGGTACGGGAACTCCTCAGCCCCCGCCACGTCCAGCTCGGTGAGTCGACCGAGGTCCGCCGACTGCTCCCGAACCTGGGCCGCCGGATGGTCGGGGCCTGGGCGTTCGTCGACCACTACGGCCCCGACGACATCGCCGACGAACCGGGCATGCAGGTCCCGCCGCACCCCCACATGGGCCTCCAGACCGTCAGCTGGCTCCACGACGGCGAGGTCCTGCACCGCGACTCCACCGGCAGCCTCCAGGCCATCCGGCCGCGCGAGCTGGGCCTGATGACCTCGGGCCGGGCCATCTCCCACTCGGAGGAGAGCCCGCGACCGCACGCCCGCTTCCTCCACGGCGCGCAGCTCTGGGTGGCCCTCCCCGACGCCCACCGCCATGTGGAGCCGCACTTCCAGCACCACGCCGACCTGCCCCGGGTCACGGCCCCGGGCCTGACGGCCACGGTGATCCTCGGCGAGCTCGACGGCGCCGCCTCGCCGGGTACGACGTACACCCCGATCGTCGGCGCCGACCTCGCGCTCACCTCGGGCACGGAGACGCGCCTCCCCCTGGACCCCGACTTCGAGTACGCGGTCCTCGCCATGTCCGGCGAGGTCCACGTCGACGGCGTCCCGGTCCTGCCCGGCTCCATGCTCTACCTCGGCTGCGGCCGCACCGAGCTTCCCCTCCGCGCGGTCTCCGACGCCGGACTGATGCTCCTCGGCGGCGAGCCGTTCGAGGAGGAGATCGTCATGTGGTGGAACTTCGTCGGCCGATCCGGTGACGAGATCGTGCAGGCGCGAGAGGACTGGGAGAAGGGCTCACGGTTCGGCGAGGTGCATGGTTACGACGGTGAGCGCCTGACCGCCCCGGAGCTGCCCGCCACCCCGCTGAAGCCGCGCGGACGAGTGCGCTGA
- a CDS encoding ABC transporter ATP-binding protein, producing the protein MTDAPPLAGAGTGLGAERVSRTAGGALVLDGVTLAPRPGTLTGLLGPNGSGKSTLLRLLAGVLVPDTGVVTLDGAPLGSVPRRALARRVAVVEQHADTQVDLTVADAVRLGRIPHRRAWSPATTADEEAVRSALARTGLTERAHRTWRTLSGGERQRVQIARALAQEPRELLLDEPTNHLDIQHQLDLMTLVSGLRLTCVMALHDLNLAAMHCDHLVVLREGRVVATGPVREVLTEQLVADVYGVRASITHPDREGRPHIRYLGPTEGRWSGV; encoded by the coding sequence ATGACCGACGCTCCACCCCTCGCCGGCGCCGGTACGGGGCTCGGCGCCGAACGTGTCTCCCGTACGGCCGGGGGTGCGCTCGTCCTGGACGGCGTGACCCTGGCACCGCGACCGGGCACGCTCACCGGGCTGCTGGGCCCGAACGGTTCGGGAAAGTCGACCCTGCTGCGCCTGCTTGCGGGCGTCCTCGTGCCGGACACCGGTGTGGTGACCCTGGACGGCGCCCCGCTGGGCTCCGTGCCGCGCCGTGCGCTCGCCCGGCGCGTCGCCGTCGTCGAGCAGCACGCCGACACCCAGGTCGACCTCACCGTGGCCGACGCCGTACGCCTCGGCCGCATCCCGCACCGGAGGGCCTGGTCGCCCGCGACGACCGCCGACGAGGAAGCCGTACGGTCCGCGCTCGCCCGCACCGGACTGACCGAACGGGCCCACCGCACCTGGCGCACCCTCTCCGGCGGCGAACGCCAGCGTGTCCAGATCGCCCGCGCCCTCGCTCAGGAACCGCGCGAACTGCTCCTCGACGAGCCGACGAACCACCTCGACATCCAGCACCAGCTCGACCTCATGACCCTGGTCTCGGGCCTGCGCCTCACCTGCGTCATGGCCCTGCACGACCTCAATCTCGCCGCGATGCACTGCGACCATCTCGTGGTCCTGCGCGAGGGCCGCGTGGTGGCCACGGGCCCGGTGCGGGAGGTCCTCACCGAACAACTCGTCGCGGACGTCTACGGCGTCCGCGCCTCCATCACCCACCCCGACCGGGAAGGCCGCCCCCACATCCGCTACCTCGGCCCGACCGAGGGCCGGTGGTCCGGGGTGTAG
- a CDS encoding cytosine permease, whose translation MLGHETTPGATGTTATTTRDEVFQVEEHGIDPIPDAERHGSAKDVFWLWFGSNLTFTYVINGALAVAFGLSFWQAIAVVVIGGLSFLAIGAAGLSGVRTGTATLVISRAAFGLRGNWPAGLLNWIVSIGYTIVNTVVGTLALEAFFADLGWSGGSGTRALALGITLALTFAVALWGHATVQFAERWMAYVLAVGFAALLVLVLPGADTSAPSAAPGAAGWSLAFVVMLAGPFSYLPMPADYTRYLPRATSLKAVTWSGALGGFVSSVALGVAGVAAATQVDMTDAVAGTESLLPGWFQPLFLALVLGGSVTNSIITLYSSSLNLQVLGIPWSRARAIVISAAVTAAGSLGALFLTDFTTSLLSFLSLLIIVFAPWGGVFLADMVLRRCTYDSAGLHVSTGGAYWYRSGWHPPGLIALLAGLLFSALTCDSELWTGPLVAPLGGADLTVLGAGVSALVYVLLARRTVTPVHP comes from the coding sequence GTGCTCGGACACGAGACGACGCCTGGGGCCACGGGGACCACGGCGACCACGACCCGGGACGAGGTGTTCCAGGTCGAGGAGCACGGGATCGACCCCATCCCCGACGCCGAACGGCACGGCAGCGCCAAGGACGTCTTCTGGCTCTGGTTCGGCTCGAACCTCACCTTCACCTACGTCATCAACGGCGCCCTCGCCGTCGCCTTCGGGCTCTCCTTCTGGCAGGCCATCGCCGTCGTCGTGATCGGCGGCCTCTCCTTCCTCGCCATCGGCGCGGCCGGTCTGAGCGGCGTCCGCACCGGCACCGCCACCCTCGTCATCTCCCGCGCCGCCTTCGGCCTGCGCGGCAACTGGCCCGCCGGTCTGCTCAACTGGATCGTCAGCATCGGCTACACCATCGTGAACACGGTGGTGGGCACCCTCGCCCTCGAAGCCTTCTTCGCCGACCTCGGCTGGAGCGGCGGCTCCGGCACCCGCGCCCTCGCCCTCGGCATCACCCTCGCGCTGACCTTCGCCGTCGCCCTCTGGGGCCACGCCACCGTCCAGTTCGCCGAACGCTGGATGGCCTATGTCCTCGCCGTCGGGTTCGCCGCCCTCCTCGTCCTCGTCCTGCCCGGCGCCGACACCTCCGCGCCCTCCGCAGCACCCGGCGCCGCCGGCTGGAGCCTCGCCTTCGTCGTGATGCTCGCCGGCCCCTTCTCGTACCTCCCCATGCCCGCCGACTACACCCGCTACCTGCCCCGCGCGACCTCCCTCAAGGCCGTGACCTGGAGCGGAGCCCTCGGCGGCTTCGTCTCCTCCGTCGCTCTGGGGGTCGCCGGGGTGGCCGCCGCGACCCAGGTCGACATGACCGACGCCGTCGCCGGCACCGAGAGCCTGCTCCCCGGCTGGTTCCAGCCGCTCTTCCTCGCCCTGGTCCTCGGCGGTTCCGTCACCAACTCGATCATCACGCTCTACTCGTCGAGCCTGAACCTCCAGGTCCTCGGCATCCCCTGGAGCCGCGCCCGCGCCATCGTCATCAGCGCCGCCGTGACGGCCGCCGGCTCCCTCGGCGCCCTCTTCCTCACCGACTTCACCACCTCGCTCCTCTCCTTCCTCTCCCTCCTGATCATCGTCTTCGCCCCCTGGGGCGGGGTCTTCCTCGCCGACATGGTGCTCCGCCGCTGCACGTACGACTCCGCCGGACTGCACGTGAGCACCGGCGGCGCCTACTGGTACCGCTCCGGCTGGCACCCGCCCGGCCTGATAGCGCTCCTCGCGGGCCTGCTCTTCTCGGCGCTGACCTGCGACTCCGAGCTGTGGACCGGCCCGCTCGTCGCCCCGCTCGGCGGCGCGGACCTCACCGTGCTCGGCGCGGGAGTCTCGGCGCTCGTGTACGTGCTCCTCGCGCGCCGGACGGTCACGCCGGTCCACCCCTGA
- a CDS encoding DUF305 domain-containing protein, translating to MRSFTHRTARKFALVGAATATGLLLTACGTDDGTSGMDHGGATSATASASATASASGSASAAPSGAASGSGDPAAAPGAFNDADVMFAQMMIPHHEQALEMAKLAEGRAEDPEVKKLVTAIEQAQDPEIQKMKAWLKGWGKPESAGHGAGGGGGHGMAGMMSEEDMKDLAAVKGKAFDRKFAELMIAHHDGAVDMAKDEQKNGENPTAKALADDVVRTQSAEVAALKKVLDRL from the coding sequence ATGCGTTCCTTCACCCATCGCACCGCCAGGAAGTTCGCCCTCGTCGGCGCCGCCACCGCGACCGGGCTGCTGCTCACCGCCTGCGGCACGGACGACGGCACGAGCGGGATGGACCACGGCGGCGCTACGTCCGCCACGGCGTCCGCCTCCGCCACGGCGTCCGCCTCCGGTTCCGCTTCGGCCGCCCCGTCCGGCGCCGCTTCCGGCTCCGGCGACCCCGCGGCCGCTCCCGGTGCCTTCAACGACGCGGACGTCATGTTCGCGCAGATGATGATCCCCCACCACGAGCAGGCCCTTGAGATGGCGAAGCTCGCCGAGGGCCGGGCCGAGGACCCCGAGGTCAAGAAGTTGGTCACCGCGATCGAGCAGGCCCAGGACCCGGAGATCCAGAAGATGAAGGCCTGGCTCAAGGGCTGGGGCAAGCCCGAGTCCGCCGGTCACGGCGCCGGCGGCGGGGGCGGTCACGGCATGGCCGGGATGATGTCCGAGGAGGACATGAAGGACCTCGCCGCCGTCAAGGGCAAGGCCTTCGACCGCAAGTTCGCCGAGCTGATGATCGCCCACCACGACGGCGCCGTCGACATGGCGAAGGACGAGCAGAAGAACGGCGAGAACCCCACCGCCAAGGCGCTCGCCGACGACGTCGTACGGACCCAGTCCGCCGAGGTCGCCGCCCTGAAGAAGGTCCTCGACCGGCTCTGA
- a CDS encoding NAD(P)/FAD-dependent oxidoreductase, with the protein MTRTVESEHAHEYDVVVLGAGPVGENVVDRVRAAGLSAAIVESELIGGECSYWACMPSKALLRPVIARSDARKVAGLRESVYGPLDALDVFAHRDEVVGDWTDDGQVDWLDSIGVRIFRGHGRLLAPRRVEVAGPEGERHVLTARHAVAVCTGSRAVLPDLPGLSGARPWTSREATSSDRVPGRLIVVGGGVVGVEMATAWHAFGSKVTMLVRGGGLLPRMEPFVGEHVAAALTARGADIRTGVSVSAVVRDGGTGPVTVVLEGGDHVEGDQVLFATGRAPRTEDIGLEKVGLKPGSWLDVDDSLKVTGTDWLYAVGDVNHRALLTHQGKYQARIAGAAIAARATGTGTLDESSWGPHAATADHAAVPQVVFSDPEAAAVGLSLAEAERAGHRVRAVDLDMSQVAGAGLYAQGYRGHARMVVDLDREVILGASFVGPGIGELVHSATVAVVGEVPITRLWHAVPSYPTLSEAWLRLLEAYRG; encoded by the coding sequence ATGACACGAACGGTGGAAAGCGAGCACGCGCACGAGTACGACGTGGTGGTCCTGGGGGCGGGCCCGGTGGGGGAGAACGTCGTCGACCGGGTACGGGCCGCCGGCCTCAGCGCCGCGATCGTCGAGAGCGAGCTGATCGGCGGCGAGTGCTCGTACTGGGCCTGCATGCCCAGCAAGGCCCTCCTTCGCCCGGTGATCGCCCGCTCCGACGCCCGCAAGGTGGCGGGCCTGCGCGAGTCGGTCTACGGCCCCCTCGACGCCCTGGACGTCTTCGCCCACCGGGACGAGGTCGTCGGCGACTGGACGGACGACGGCCAGGTGGACTGGCTGGACTCGATCGGCGTACGGATCTTCCGGGGCCACGGCCGTCTCCTCGCCCCGCGCCGGGTCGAGGTCGCGGGCCCCGAGGGCGAGCGCCACGTCCTCACGGCCCGCCACGCGGTCGCCGTCTGCACCGGCAGCCGCGCCGTCCTCCCCGATCTGCCCGGCCTGTCCGGGGCGCGTCCCTGGACCAGCCGCGAGGCGACCAGCTCCGACCGGGTGCCGGGGCGGCTGATCGTGGTCGGCGGGGGAGTCGTGGGCGTCGAGATGGCGACCGCCTGGCACGCCTTCGGGTCGAAGGTGACGATGCTCGTACGGGGCGGGGGACTGCTGCCGCGGATGGAACCGTTCGTCGGCGAGCACGTGGCCGCCGCACTCACCGCGCGCGGCGCGGACATCCGTACCGGCGTCTCGGTCAGCGCGGTGGTGCGCGACGGCGGCACGGGACCGGTCACCGTGGTCCTGGAGGGCGGCGACCACGTCGAGGGCGACCAGGTGCTCTTCGCGACCGGCCGGGCCCCGCGCACCGAGGACATCGGCCTGGAGAAGGTCGGCCTGAAGCCGGGCTCCTGGCTCGACGTCGACGACAGCCTCAAGGTCACCGGCACCGACTGGCTGTACGCCGTCGGGGACGTCAACCACCGCGCGCTCCTGACCCACCAGGGCAAGTACCAGGCCCGGATCGCGGGGGCCGCGATCGCCGCCCGCGCGACGGGCACCGGGACCCTGGACGAGTCGAGTTGGGGCCCGCACGCGGCCACCGCCGACCACGCCGCCGTGCCGCAGGTGGTGTTCAGCGACCCCGAGGCCGCCGCCGTCGGACTCTCGCTCGCCGAGGCCGAGCGGGCCGGCCACCGGGTCCGGGCCGTGGACCTCGACATGAGCCAGGTCGCCGGGGCCGGGCTCTACGCCCAGGGCTACCGGGGGCACGCCCGGATGGTCGTCGACCTCGACCGCGAGGTGATCCTCGGCGCGTCCTTCGTCGGCCCGGGCATCGGCGAGCTGGTCCACTCCGCGACGGTCGCGGTCGTCGGAGAGGTCCCGATCACCCGCCTGTGGCACGCCGTACCGTCGTACCCGACGCTGAGCGAGGCGTGGCTGCGCCTCCTTGAGGCCTACCGGGGCTGA
- a CDS encoding TetR/AcrR family transcriptional regulator, protein MAGAARRRDGHVTQERMLEEAMTAIAEDGLSSLTMSALAERLGTSGGHILYYFGSKDLLLLAALRWSEAALAEERRALLSRRITAERKLDRFLLLYLPRGPRDPRWTLWIELWARTPGNNALGEAQEELDRGWHEDLEALLAAGVARRRFAPLDAAARASELLALLDGLSTRVVLGQKSGRDPRPALEVARSAVRALVVPYAPGAGDMP, encoded by the coding sequence GTGGCAGGGGCGGCACGACGGCGGGACGGGCACGTCACCCAGGAACGGATGCTGGAGGAGGCCATGACGGCGATCGCCGAGGACGGCCTCTCCTCGCTCACGATGTCGGCGCTCGCGGAGCGGCTCGGCACGAGCGGCGGCCACATCCTGTACTACTTCGGCAGCAAGGACCTGCTGCTGCTCGCCGCCCTCCGGTGGAGCGAGGCCGCGCTCGCCGAGGAGCGCCGCGCGCTGCTGTCCCGGCGGATCACGGCCGAGCGGAAGCTCGACCGGTTCCTGCTGCTCTATCTGCCGCGCGGGCCGCGCGATCCGCGCTGGACCCTGTGGATCGAGCTGTGGGCCCGTACCCCCGGCAACAATGCGCTCGGCGAGGCCCAGGAGGAGCTGGACCGGGGCTGGCACGAGGACCTGGAGGCGCTGCTGGCCGCCGGCGTCGCTCGCCGGCGCTTCGCCCCGCTCGACGCGGCGGCGCGCGCCTCCGAACTCCTGGCCCTGCTCGACGGGTTGAGCACCCGGGTCGTGCTGGGCCAGAAGTCCGGCCGTGATCCGCGGCCCGCCCTGGAGGTGGCCCGCTCGGCGGTACGGGCGTTGGTCGTCCCGTACGCCCCGGGTGCCGGCGACATGCCGTAG
- a CDS encoding amidohydrolase family protein: MNGTTAPSTAPSATPSTAPSATPSPGPSATPSPADLLLAGARIHTVDPALPEAQALAVRDGRIVWIGSDAEARAWAGPGTRILDAGGRLVLPGFVDAHNHVRLGSDDACVQLAGARTLDAIHDRIRAWHTAHPEAEWIEAEAFDYSAVPGGRMPTAADLDPATGDTPALVLSYDVHTAWLNTAALRRLGVDRDHTDLPFGRAVTDPTTGEPTGFVKDFAVKGLSRAGHRALRDLGVPWAAPDRQYGRLVKSLDDAIAFGITTVVEPQNSLDDLALFQRARAEGRLRSRIVAALFHPRGTTDSYLDEFQAVAKEFADDRLRVGPLKLYIDDVVEPRTAALLEPYAGCAHHRGDTFYPPEEFAELLTRLDARGFQCFVHATGDRGIRTVLDSVERARAANGPRDARHQIVHVECLDPADTPRFAELGVVACMQPRHAAPDIAGPGQDWAENVGPDRWHKAWPLRSLSEAGAVLALSSDWNVAEMDPMVGIHAAVTRRPPGGGEAWTAGETIDVETAVEGYTMGSAYANFLEHERGSLTVGKLADFVVLSRDILRIAPEEIPGTVAETVVVGGEVVVER, encoded by the coding sequence ATGAACGGCACCACCGCCCCTTCCACCGCCCCGTCCGCCACGCCTTCCACCGCCCCGTCCGCCACGCCTTCCCCCGGCCCGTCCGCCACGCCTTCCCCCGCCGACCTCCTCCTCGCCGGCGCGCGGATCCACACCGTCGACCCCGCGCTCCCCGAGGCCCAGGCCCTCGCCGTCCGTGACGGCCGGATCGTCTGGATCGGCTCCGACGCGGAGGCACGCGCCTGGGCCGGGCCCGGCACCCGGATTCTCGACGCCGGCGGACGACTCGTCCTGCCCGGCTTCGTCGACGCCCACAACCACGTCCGCCTCGGCTCCGACGACGCCTGCGTCCAGCTCGCAGGCGCCCGCACCCTCGACGCGATCCACGACCGCATCCGCGCCTGGCACACCGCGCACCCCGAGGCCGAGTGGATCGAGGCCGAGGCCTTCGACTACTCCGCCGTCCCCGGCGGGCGGATGCCCACCGCGGCCGACCTCGACCCGGCCACCGGCGACACCCCCGCCCTCGTCCTCAGTTACGACGTCCACACCGCCTGGCTCAACACCGCCGCCCTCCGTCGCCTCGGCGTCGACCGCGACCACACCGACCTCCCCTTCGGGCGGGCCGTCACCGACCCGACGACCGGCGAACCGACCGGATTCGTCAAGGACTTCGCGGTCAAGGGGCTCTCCCGCGCCGGCCACCGCGCCCTGCGCGACCTCGGCGTCCCGTGGGCCGCGCCGGACCGGCAGTACGGCCGGCTCGTCAAGAGCCTCGACGACGCCATCGCCTTCGGCATCACCACCGTGGTCGAACCCCAGAACTCCCTCGACGACCTCGCCCTCTTCCAGCGCGCCCGCGCCGAGGGCCGACTGCGCTCCCGGATCGTCGCCGCGCTCTTCCACCCGCGCGGCACGACCGACAGCTACCTGGACGAATTCCAGGCCGTGGCAAAGGAGTTCGCGGACGACAGGCTGCGGGTCGGACCGCTCAAGCTGTACATCGACGACGTCGTGGAACCCCGTACGGCCGCCCTCCTGGAACCGTACGCGGGCTGCGCCCACCACCGCGGCGACACCTTCTACCCGCCCGAGGAGTTCGCCGAGCTGCTCACCCGGCTCGACGCGCGCGGCTTCCAGTGCTTCGTCCACGCCACCGGCGACCGGGGCATCCGGACCGTGCTCGACTCCGTCGAACGAGCCCGCGCGGCCAACGGGCCGCGCGACGCACGCCACCAGATCGTCCACGTCGAGTGCCTCGACCCGGCCGACACCCCGCGCTTCGCCGAACTCGGCGTCGTCGCCTGCATGCAGCCCCGGCACGCCGCCCCGGACATCGCGGGACCGGGCCAGGACTGGGCGGAGAACGTCGGCCCCGACCGCTGGCACAAGGCCTGGCCGCTGCGCAGCCTGAGCGAGGCGGGCGCCGTCCTCGCCCTCTCCAGCGACTGGAACGTCGCCGAGATGGACCCCATGGTCGGCATCCACGCCGCCGTGACCCGCCGCCCGCCCGGCGGCGGGGAGGCGTGGACGGCGGGCGAGACGATCGACGTCGAGACCGCGGTCGAGGGCTACACGATGGGCTCGGCGTACGCGAACTTCCTGGAGCACGAGCGGGGTTCGCTGACCGTCGGCAAGCTCGCCGACTTCGTCGTCCTCTCCCGCGACATCCTGCGCATCGCCCCGGAGGAGATCCCGGGCACGGTGGCGGAGACGGTCGTGGTGGGCGGCGAGGTGGTCGTGGAGCGCTGA
- a CDS encoding tetratricopeptide repeat protein, with the protein MSDTYYEFGTAGERWDRARLFFDAKEYGTAVRILSGLVEEHPEQTAQRLLLARAYYHSAQLSRAETELRAILERDPVEHYARLMLGRTLERLGRADEAAPHLRMAAAMAGETPPA; encoded by the coding sequence GTGAGCGACACGTACTACGAGTTCGGAACGGCCGGCGAACGCTGGGACCGCGCCCGGCTCTTCTTCGACGCGAAGGAGTACGGAACCGCCGTCCGCATCCTCTCCGGACTGGTCGAGGAGCACCCGGAGCAGACGGCCCAGCGGCTCCTTCTCGCGCGGGCCTACTACCACTCCGCCCAGCTCTCCCGGGCCGAGACCGAGCTGCGGGCGATCCTGGAGCGTGACCCGGTCGAGCACTACGCCCGGCTGATGCTCGGCCGCACCCTGGAACGCCTGGGGCGCGCCGACGAGGCCGCGCCGCACCTGCGGATGGCCGCCGCGATGGCGGGCGAGACACCGCCGGCCTGA